GATGGTGACGGGGATCGCCTGGACGCCGCTGGCGAACAGCGAGACCAGCGGGCCGGGCCCCTCCTTGGCGGTGCCGGAGGCGAGGACCAGGATCGAGATGTCCTTGTCCGCCTTGATGAGCTCGAGCAGCGCGTCGGTCGGTCGGCCCTCGGCAATGACGAGTTCCGGGATGATGCCGGCCAGCTCGTTCACCGTCTTGGCGGCGGCGTAGATCAGGCCTTCGGCTTCCTGATGCGCCTCGTCGCGCATGATCTCTTCGACCCCGCGCCATTGCTGGAAATCGGCGGGCTGGGCGACGCAGAGCAGGGTGACGCGGCCGCCCGTGTGCTGCGCCCGCCGCGCCGCGAAACGCACGGCGATGCGGGCCTCGGGCGTCTTGTCGACGACGACGAGGAATTTGCGCGGGCGGTCGAGGGGGCTCTCGCTCATGGCCGCGGATGCTGACACCATGGGCCGCGCAGCGGCAAGGCATCTCTCATGACCATCGAACGCGAAGAACAGCTCGAGAAACTCAAGCGCGCCGGCCAGGTCGTCGCGGCCACGATGAAGGCGATGGCGGCGGCGATGGAGCCGGGCATGACGACCGGCGAGCTCGACGCGCTGGGCCGCGCGCTGCTCGAACGCGACGGTGCGCGCCCCGCGCCGGAATCGACCTACAAATTTCCCGGCGCGACCTGCATCTCGGTGCTGCCCGCCATCGCGCATGGCATTCCCGGCGCGCAGGTGCTCAAGGCCGGCGACCTCGTCAACATCGATGTATCGGCCGACATCGACGGCTATTACGCCGATACCGGCGGCAGCTTCGCGATCCCGCCGGTCCAGGCCAGGATCGAAAAGCTGTGCCGCGACGGCAAGCGCGCGATGTGGAGCGGCATCCGCGCGGTGAAGGCCGGCGGCAAGCTGAACGAGATCGGCCGCGCCGTGCAGGCCTTCGCCGACAAGAACCGCTACACCCTGATCCGCAACCTTGCGAGCCATGGCGTGGGCGGCGCCCTGCACGA
The nucleotide sequence above comes from Rhizomicrobium sp.. Encoded proteins:
- the map gene encoding type I methionyl aminopeptidase — translated: MTIEREEQLEKLKRAGQVVAATMKAMAAAMEPGMTTGELDALGRALLERDGARPAPESTYKFPGATCISVLPAIAHGIPGAQVLKAGDLVNIDVSADIDGYYADTGGSFAIPPVQARIEKLCRDGKRAMWSGIRAVKAGGKLNEIGRAVQAFADKNRYTLIRNLASHGVGGALHEAPGHIPTWYEPGDRRRIPEGLVFTIEPFLSTGSSWAEEGSDPWTLFADGGHATVQYEHTLVATRRGPVVLTLAG
- a CDS encoding universal stress protein: MSESPLDRPRKFLVVVDKTPEARIAVRFAARRAQHTGGRVTLLCVAQPADFQQWRGVEEIMRDEAHQEAEGLIYAAAKTVNELAGIIPELVIAEGRPTDALLELIKADKDISILVLASGTAKEGPGPLVSLFASGVQAIPVTIVPGNFTDEKIDQLA